The Sphingomicrobium sp. genome has a window encoding:
- the fixJ gene encoding response regulator FixJ: MSDNRLVHLVDDDAAIRRSLGFMLKTAGLQVRTFEGGLELLAAAGELEDGCILLDIRMPGMDGLEVQQALQDKGVHLPVVIMTGHGDVSLAVKAMKAGAVDFVEKPFAKETLLSALQEGFARLQRKEATDDRARDAAIRLQALTPRERDVLDGLAKGLPNKTIAYDLGISPRTVEIHRANLMTKLGVRSLSEALRIAFAAQDEAS; this comes from the coding sequence ATGAGCGACAACAGACTCGTGCACCTCGTCGACGACGACGCAGCGATCCGCCGCTCGCTCGGCTTCATGCTCAAGACGGCGGGTCTCCAGGTCCGCACGTTCGAAGGCGGCTTGGAGCTGCTGGCGGCCGCCGGCGAGCTGGAGGACGGCTGCATCCTGCTCGACATCCGAATGCCGGGCATGGACGGGCTGGAAGTGCAGCAGGCGCTTCAGGACAAGGGCGTCCATTTGCCGGTCGTGATCATGACTGGGCACGGGGACGTCAGCTTGGCCGTGAAGGCGATGAAGGCCGGCGCGGTCGACTTCGTCGAAAAGCCCTTCGCGAAGGAGACCTTGCTGTCCGCCCTTCAGGAGGGCTTTGCCCGGCTGCAGCGCAAGGAAGCGACGGACGACCGCGCCCGCGACGCGGCGATCCGCCTTCAGGCGCTAACCCCGCGGGAGCGCGACGTCCTGGACGGGCTCGCCAAGGGGCTGCCGAACAAGACCATCGCTTATGATCTGGGCATTAGCCCGCGGACGGTTGAGATCCACCGCGCGAACCTGATGACCAAGCTCGGCGTCCGCAGCCTCTCGGAAGCCCTGCGCATCGCCTTCGCCGCTCAGGACGAGGCTTCGTAG
- a CDS encoding PAS domain S-box protein: MDQQADPARATESHLRSILATVPDAMVVIDEKGLILSFSAAAEKMFGYSESEVIGENVSMLMPSPDRERHDGYLDHYRATGERKIIGIGRVTTARHRDGNSFPIELSVGEAWVDGRRIFTGFIHDITQRQQTMLMLQDLQAELAHVGRLSEMGTLASSLAHELNQPLTAIASYCEGARTLLDGNPDAEALETTRQALDEAAQEAVRAGEIVRRMREFLSHGETERRVENLPRLITEANALALVGSREHGIEVQTSLDPAAREVLADRVQVQQVMVNLIRNAIDAMVDSPVRSLTISTAAGPPGFVTIGVEDTGSGISEAVAAQLFQPFVTSKKNGMGIGLSICRTIVEAHGGRIWTTSGIEGGTLFRFTLPTPEGDE, encoded by the coding sequence ATGGATCAACAAGCTGACCCCGCGCGCGCGACCGAATCCCACCTGCGCTCGATCCTCGCCACCGTTCCCGATGCGATGGTGGTGATCGACGAAAAGGGCCTGATCCTGTCGTTCAGCGCCGCGGCCGAGAAGATGTTCGGCTATTCGGAAAGCGAAGTGATCGGCGAAAATGTGTCGATGCTGATGCCCTCGCCCGACCGCGAGCGCCATGACGGCTATCTCGACCATTATCGCGCGACGGGGGAGCGGAAGATCATCGGCATCGGCCGGGTTACCACCGCGCGCCACCGCGACGGCAACAGCTTCCCGATCGAGCTGTCGGTCGGCGAGGCGTGGGTCGACGGGCGGCGGATCTTCACCGGCTTCATCCACGACATCACGCAGCGGCAGCAGACGATGCTGATGCTCCAGGACTTGCAGGCCGAACTCGCCCACGTCGGGCGCCTGAGCGAGATGGGGACCTTGGCGTCGAGCCTGGCGCACGAGCTCAACCAGCCGCTGACCGCGATTGCCAGCTATTGCGAAGGCGCCCGTACGCTCCTCGACGGAAATCCCGATGCCGAGGCGCTGGAGACCACGCGCCAGGCGCTGGACGAGGCCGCGCAGGAGGCGGTCCGCGCCGGCGAGATCGTCCGCCGGATGCGCGAATTCCTCAGCCATGGCGAAACCGAGCGGCGGGTCGAGAACTTGCCGCGCCTCATCACCGAAGCGAACGCGCTGGCGCTGGTCGGCTCGCGCGAGCACGGGATCGAGGTCCAGACCTCGCTCGACCCCGCAGCGCGCGAAGTGCTCGCCGACCGTGTCCAGGTGCAGCAGGTCATGGTCAATCTGATCCGCAACGCCATCGACGCGATGGTCGACAGCCCGGTGCGCTCCCTGACCATTTCCACAGCCGCCGGGCCGCCGGGCTTCGTCACCATCGGCGTCGAGGACACGGGTTCGGGGATCAGCGAGGCCGTCGCGGCCCAGCTGTTCCAGCCGTTCGTGACCTCCAAGAAGAACGGGATGGGCATCGGCCTGTCCATCTGCCGGACGATTGTCGAGGCGCATGGCGGACGCATATGGACGACAAGCGGTATCGAAGGCGGCACCCTGTTCCGCTTCACCCTTCCGACGCCCGAGGGAGACGAATGA
- a CDS encoding low affinity iron permease family protein codes for MRKFFNRWAASTSVAAGQPLTFGIAVGLIFLWAITGPMFDYSDTWQLVINTGTTIVTFLMVFLIQNSQNRDAAAMQAKLDELLRAVDKAREQFIGIEHLTDNQIELIRSALERHAKEQRGKQKTADDSVDRLLARMTGGDEDD; via the coding sequence GTGAGAAAATTCTTCAACCGCTGGGCCGCATCGACCTCGGTCGCCGCAGGGCAACCGCTGACCTTCGGGATCGCGGTCGGGCTGATCTTCTTGTGGGCGATCACCGGTCCGATGTTCGACTATTCGGACACCTGGCAGCTGGTCATCAACACCGGGACGACCATCGTCACCTTCCTGATGGTGTTCCTGATCCAGAACAGCCAGAACCGCGACGCTGCCGCGATGCAGGCGAAGCTCGACGAGCTTCTGCGCGCCGTCGACAAGGCCCGTGAGCAGTTCATCGGCATCGAGCATCTGACCGACAACCAGATCGAGCTGATCAGAAGCGCGCTGGAGCGCCACGCGAAGGAGCAGCGGGGCAAGCAGAAGACGGCGGACGACAGCGTCGACCGGCTGCTCGCGCGCATGACAGGCGGCGACGAGGACGACTAA